The Numenius arquata chromosome 7, bNumArq3.hap1.1, whole genome shotgun sequence genome has a window encoding:
- the TRMT6 gene encoding tRNA (adenine(58)-N(1))-methyltransferase non-catalytic subunit TRM6 isoform X2, translating into MYYAREPGKINHLRYDTLAQMLTLGNIRAGNKMIVMETCAGLVLGAVMERMGGYGSIIQMYPGGGPVRAATSCFGFPKPFFDNLHEFPLSKVDSLLSGTFSTETLPSEPEENTLVEEESNGLTDEKQISLQETEEESTTETAMEINQTEEQDTMDMNAEDGEFKENREKENKDNVREKQRKQWERRKKLIETAALLTEKNADGLIVASKFHPTPLLLSLLEFVAPSRPFVVYCQYKEPLLECYTKLRERGGVINLKLSETWLRNYQVLPDRSHPKLTMSGGGGYLLSGITVVLDKGKSDSSHLEALKMEEPSSKRCKVQDRHC; encoded by the exons CCACTTGCGATATGACACCCTAGCTCAGATGCTGACTCTAGGAAACATCCGTGCTGGCAACAAGATGATTGTAATGGAAACGTGTGCAGGCCTCGTGCTGGGTGCGGTGATGGAGCGGATGGGAG GCTATGGATCCATTATTCAGATGTATCCAGGAGGGGGACCCGTTAGAGCTGCTACCAGTTGTTTTGGATTTCCTAAACCTTTTTTCGATAATCTTCATGAATTTCCTCTCAGCAAAGTGGATAGTCTCCTCTCGGGGACATTTTCTACAGAGACTCTGCCTTCCGAACCTGAAGAGAACACATTggtggaagaagaaagcaatgGACTGACTGATGAGAAGCAGATTTCACTACAGGAAACAGAAGAGGAATCCACGACTGAAACAGCTATGGAGATCAACCAAACAGAAGAGCAAGACACAATGGACATGAATGCTGAAGATGGAGAATTtaaagagaacagagaaaaagaaaataaagacaat GTtcgggaaaagcaaagaaaacaatgggagagaaggaaaaagctaaTAGAAACTGCTGCTTTGTTGACAGAGAAGAATGCTGATGG CTTAATTGTAGCCAGCAAGTTTCACCCCACTCCATTACTGCTTTCTTTACTGGAATTTGTTGCTCCTTCCAGGCCTTTTGTTGTCTACTGCCAGTATAAAGAG ccaTTATTAGAATGCTACACGAAGCTGAGGGAACGAGGCGGTGTTATTAACCTAAAGCTGTCGGAAACCTGGCTACGGAACTACCAG gtcttACCAGATCGAAGCCATCCCAAACTGACAATGAGCGGCGGTGGAGGGTACCTTCTGTCCGGTATAACCGTTGTCCTGGATAAGGGCAAATCTGATTCCAGTCATTTAGAAGCACTGAAGATGGAAGAGCCATCCTCTAAAAGATGCAAAGTTCAAGACCGTCATTGTTAA
- the CHGB gene encoding secretogranin-1 produces MGPRALLALLGAAALAGVSAVPVEKDDIEEMVTRCIVEVLSNALSKPNAPPINPECKEILKKSGRNERERSENNQLEARHLKDPAEVENHHAGSMEKEQSQAEEESKKYIKGSDEEKLAHQEGKSKEEEEDGHHSPLQEERLQTEERKHYQEIRGEEEKSYQSEEESKESRHHDEEAEHALLNKKSDSGGTSTEEFPDGNDQRPTGHWHLEEGVQSPYKRIHEGEEGEAEEERSEKYHHESEERDFSRQQEHEESDESEETAEEKQPYRPKGYHGMHRMGDSSEEKRSRGGEKEELAEESNTEEARLWDKRNDHQKHHEESKQQHEEKSGYRGSHGSEEVEEKRRADQGNEEYRERWQQSKESSEEENKRHHHSEESNEKWREERRHHDGSREARRHHSKGRTYLGEESEEELDSYLSGGSKDKQHRAGGRYRLWDDDEGSQNAYARERKGQARRHYSTEESVEQQHYPGNSEEEEEEVEKKHRSSDQVENEEENMEEGRYAEREEYRSRLPAESEKRTRASYSPFYPLLWWKSRHLEKRDSAGEQLLEGKEEGSPPLNKKSLFPEYHDYDWWEKKQILSALSHGRTEKRNLGKTNRYDMKRQYNKMDQLAQLLNYRKKSAEFPELYNSGEDVKKRHIIRSDRGSLRQRPLTEEEEKELENLAAMDLELQKIAEKFNDNRRG; encoded by the exons ATGGGGCCGCGGGCGCTGCTCGCCCTCCTGGGGGCCGCCGCCCTGGCAG gTGTCAGTGCAGTTCCAGTGGAAAAAGACGATATTGAAGAAATG GTAACACGGTGCATAGTGGAAGTGCTGTCCAACGCGCTCTCTAAGCCAAACGCACCCCCGATTAATCCTGAGTGCAAAGAAATCCTGAAGAAGA GTGGGAGAAACGAGAGAGAGAGAAGCGAGAACAACCAGCTTGAAGCGAGGCATTTGAAAGACCCGGCAGAGGTTGAAAACCATCATGCCGGGAGCATGGAGAAGGAACAAAGTCAGGCAGAAGAGGAATCTAAAAAGTACATAAAAGGAAGTGACGAGGAGAAGCTCGCTCACCAGGAAGGTAAaagcaaggaagaggaggaggatggacacCACTCACCTCTTCAAGAAGAGAGActgcagacagaagaaaggaaacactACCAGGAAATccgaggagaggaggagaagagctaCCAGagtgaagaagaaagcaaagagagCAGGCATCACGACGAAGAGGCAGAGCATGCTCTTCTCAACAAGAAGTCTGACTCTGGAGGCACAAGCACAGAGGAGTTCCCTGATGGGAACGATCAGCGCCCAACGGGTCACTGGCATCTGGAGGAGGGGGTGCAGAGCCCTTACAAAAGAATTCATGAAGGTGaagagggagaggcagaggaagaaagaagtgaaaaataccaCCATGAGTCTGAGGAACGTGATTTCTCCCGTCAGCAAGAGCATGAAGAATCTGATGAGAGtgaagaaacagcagaagaaaagcaaccctacagacccaaaGGTTATCATGGGATGCACAGAATGGGTGACTCCTCTGAAGAGAAGAGGAGCCGTGGTGGGGAGAAAGAGGAACTGGCTGAGGAATCGAACACAGAGGAGGCTCGTCTCTGGGACAAAAGGAACGACCATCAGAAACATCATGAGGAGTCCAAGCAGCAGCATGAGGAGAAGAGTGGTTATCGTGGGAGCCATGGGTCTgaagaggtggaggagaagaGGCGTGCAGACCAGGGAAATGAGGAGTACAGAGAAAGGTGGCAGCAGAGCAAAGAGAGCAGCGAAGAGGAAAACAAGAGGCATCACCACAGTGAAGAAAGTAATGAGAAATGGCGTGAGGAGAGGAGACACCATGATGGCTCACGTGAGGCAAggaggcaccattccaagggaaGGACATACCTCGGAGAGGAAAGCGAGGAAGAGCTGGACAGCTATCTCAGCGGTGGCAGCAAGGACAAGCAGCATCGTGCTGGAGGGAGATACCGCTTGTGGGATGATGATGAAGGGTCACAGAACGCATACGCTCGAGAGCGCAAAGGGCAGGCCAGAAGACACTACAGCACCGAGGAGAGTGTAGAGCAGCAGCACTACCCTGGGaacagcgaggaggaggaggaggaagtagaAAAGAAGCATCGCAGCAGTGATCAGGTGGAAAATGAAGAGGAGAATATGGAGGAGGGAAGATACGCGGAGAGGGAAGAGTATAGAAGCCGTCTCCCTGCAGAGAGTGAGAAGAGAACCAGGGCGTCCTACAGCCCCTTCTACCCACTGCTGTGGTGGAAAAGCCGGCACTTGGAGAAGAGGGACAGTGCAGGGGAGCAGCTTCTGGAGGGCAAAGAGGAAGGCAGCCCTCCCCTGAACAAGAAGAGTCTTTTCCCTGAATATCATGACTACGACTGgtgggagaaaaagcaaatccTAAGTGCTCTGAGCCACGGACGCACCGAGAAGAGGAATCTTGGCAAAACGAACAGGTACGATATGAAAAGGCAGTACAACAAGATGGACCAGCTCGCACAGCTTCTGAATTACAGGAAGAAATCGGCTGAATTCCCGGAGCTGTACAATTCCGGAGAAGACGTGAAAAAACGTCACATCATCAGGAGCGACAGGGGAAGCCTGCGGCAGAGACCTCTGACGGAAGAGGAG gaaaaagaactggagaacCTGGCTGCCATGGATCTGGAGCTGCAGAAGATAGCTGAGAAGTTTAATGACAACAGGAGAGGCTGA